The following is a genomic window from Litorimonas taeanensis.
CTGAAGCTGATAAAGAACCTTTCTCTGCGCATGGGTATTTCATGCGCAACCCGTCTTTATCTGGACGCGGCCAAGCCTTGAATAATGATGCGCCTCTACCGCTTGAGACTCTTTTTGCTGAAAGGCTAAGGGAGAAAAAGTGAAGGGGACAAGACGTTCATTAGGGAGAGAAGTCGGGGTCGTTGATATCGGCTCGAACTCGGTTCGCCTTGTGATTTTTGATATATTTGGTGCGCATTTCACACCAATTTATAATGAGAAAGTTCTCGCTGGTTTGGGGCGTGCATTAAAGAAAACGGGGCGCTTATCGGAAGAGGGTAAGGTTCTTACGCTTCAAGCCCTGCAAAGATTTGTACGCATTGCCAAAGCCAGAAACCTTCCGCCCTTAATCATTGGGGCTACGGCAGCATTGCGAATGGCCGAAGATGCGGCTGATTTTATCAAAGTGATTAAGCGCAAAACCGGATTAGATATTTCTCCCATTAGCGGGGATGAAGAAGCGCGCTTAAGTGCGATGGGGCTGATATCTATGCATCCTCGCGCGAAGGGATTGGCGGCGGATTTAGGCGGGGCGAGTTTAGAGTTGGTCGAAATTTGCCAAGGCGAAAGAGAACCCTCTGTTGGCCGCCGAAAGTCATTGCCTTTGGGCCCATTTGATTTGATTGGAGATGACCTCACAAAAATGGGGCCAAAACAAATTGAAAAGGCGAGAAAAACTATACGGTCATATTTAGCCGAGCACACAGATTTAATTAAACAGGGCAAAGGAGCCACGCTTTACTTAATTGGGGGGGCCTGGCGGAATCTGGCGGCGATACACCAAAGTTATGTCGACTATCCTTTACGGACTTTACAAAGCTATACTCTCTCGCCATCCGTAGCGCGAAAACAAGCGAAATGGGCTTATGGAGATGGCCGCGAGGCTGTTCTGAAATGGCCGGGACTACGCCAAAGACGGGCTGAAACATTGCCATATAGTGGCTTACTGTTGGATATCTTACTGGATGTCGTTAAACCCGCCCAAATTGTAATTTCTCACTCAGGGTTACGCGAAGGCCTTGTGCATAATGCTATTCCCAAAACCCAAAGACAACGCGACCCATTGTTTGATGGTTGCCGTGCCTTTGCAAAAGGTTCGTTGCAAACTGTAAATTTTGGCCGCCCACTTTATAGGTTCATTTCAGCTATTGAACCTTCTTTGCCGACAGTTTTTAACACCTTGGATGATGCCCGGCTTTTACAGGCGGCGTGTTTACTGGCGGGTATTGGCAAGGACTTGCACCCTGATTACCGCGCCGAGGGTATTTTTGCGGCTATGCTTTATGCTCCCGTCGCAGGACTATATCACGAAGAACGTGTCTTTTTGGCGCTTTGCTTATTTCGATCCTACACGGCGACGCGTGAAGTGCCTTCGCCTGATATCATTAAGGCATTACTGACCCCTGAACAGCAAAATACGGCGAGTATAATCGGAGCTGCAATGCGGCTAGCGGCTGTCGCGACAGGACAATCTTCAGAGTTATTAGATGCCTTTACGCTGCGCCAGAAAAAGGGTGTGTTGACCTTAAGCGTGGTGAAAAAAGAAAATGATTTAATTACAGATCAAATCGTCTTTCGACTAAAGAAGCTCGCGTCAAAATTAGATTTAGATTACGCAATCGAGTAAAGATCAATTAGAACGCTTGTCTTTTGTGCGGCTTTTTTCGGAGTCCATGATAGAGATATCTTCACCGTTTTTCTCATCATCTAGTGATAATGGTTTATAATCTCTGATAATGGTTGAGCCCACGTCAAGGCTTGAAGCGCCCTCAAGAGTACTGGCCAGGCCGATTTGGCTGCCTTCGATTGTCGATAGTAGAGTGGAAGGCGGCGTCGTCGAAGCGGGTTCATCGGAAAGTGGGGGCACGGGGTTTGGTTCGTCCAATGGTGCGGCTGTCGGTGCAGCTGAACGCGTCACCCGATAAATATCGCCGTTAAATGCATCCGTTACCAGCAGGCCGAGGCTATCAATGGTTAAGGCCGCAGGCGCTCCCCAGGCTGTTCGGCTATTCGCGGGAAAAAAACCTGATAACAAAGGATAAGCCAGAGACTGTGGTTGGCCAAACTTTGTGGGTATAATCAGGACATCAAATCCATCTGGTGCGCGGCGTGATACCAATAAACTATTTTCATCAATTGGGTGGTTCGCAGGTGCAGGCTTTTGGCCTCGTTTAAAGTAAATGTCGGGGACTGGACTTATTCCCGCAAAAGACAGGTCATCGCGGAATTGATGGCTATTTTTTATTGTGGGGCCAAACTTATCCTTTTGTAAAACCCATGGGTATTGGGCACCGATATCCACAAGCGCTAGAATGGGTTGATCGGATTTCTGTGTTTCAACTAATTCGGCCGTCCCCGTTTCCGTATCTATTGATAATAATTTTACTTCACCTTCATTTGTTTGCAGGCCTAAAAACAATGTCAGGCCATCAGAAGAGAGACTTAAAGGGTGGGCCATCGCTGTTGAGTTGGCGGCTCTTAAACCCGCTAATATAGTGGGGGGGTGGTCGCCTTTGACGCGCCAAATGGCATTCCTATCAGCGACGAAGAGTATATCTGAATGGAGGGCCAAACCCGTTGGATTATCAAAACGATGAGCAAGGGCACGTTTCTGATCAACCCGTCCGTCTTGTGCTCTGTCCGGCAGATGCCATATTCGCCCGCTTTGCTGGTCCGCTGCGAATAAATTGCCCTTCATATCTGTCGTTATGGCAGAGAGGTTTCCTAAATTCGAAGCGATTAGCGTTGTCTCGAAACCCTCAGCCGTCATTAAATTATTCGCTCGTTTACCTTTGCGTAAAGCGGGAAGCGTTTGAAGCGGAGCTTTTTCAACTAAATCAATAACGGGCAGAGGTTGACCACCCATTTGTGCCTGAGGTTGTTCCGCAGAGAAACCGAGTCCGAGAACGATTAGTGGTAATATAAAAACGAATCGCATGATTGTTTATGCCGTTGAAAACTGAGTTTGACGATTGAACTTTACAGAAATTGGGTGAATTCAATCTGAAAGGTAGTTTTCAGAGTGAAAAACGTACCAAAAAGGGTTGTTTTTACACGAAGCTTTCTTCTGCTTGTCATCGACCTGTCATAGGGTTTACTTATGTTAAACTTATTGAGCGCGGAGAAATCAGTTTCAGTAACCTCAAATATGAAATATCCCGATTAAAGGAATGGCTGTGCCCAGCCAAACCAATAGCTTGTATTGGTTCCTGTAGCTTTTTGTTTGATACAGAAACAACAAACCCTTCATCAAATTCCTTACCAACTCTCTGCTCTCCCTTCAGGTTTTACTTTCTAAATCATTTTGAGAGCGTTTTATGAGTCTTCAGGCGGTTGATTTTTCCGAAGCTAAACCGGTCGCACAAGGAAACTATCCTTGTTTGATCTTAAATGCGGATTTTCAACCCCTTTCATATTTCCCGCTTTCTCTTTGGTCATGGCAAGATGCGATTAAAGCTGTGTTCTTAGATCGCGTTAATGTTGTTGACCATTATGAGCAATGCGTGCGTTCTGCGAATTTCGAAATGCAAATGCCGAGTGTCGTCGCGCTAAAAGATTTCGTTCCGCAAAATCGCGCTCCCGCTTTTACACGGTTTAATTTATTTTTGCGCGATGGTTTTGAATGCGTTTATTGTCACAGTGAAACAGAGCTGACGTTTGACCATGTCATACCTCGCCGCCTCGGTGGTAAAACCAGCTGGACAAATATTGTGGCGGCCTGCTCCAGTTGTAATCTAAAAAAAGGGGGGCGGCATCCCGATCAAGCAGGCATGCGACCCCTTATAAAACCTTTCCAACCTACAATGCATCAATTGCAGGCCCAAGGACGACGCTTCCCGCCCAATCATTTACACGAGAGTTGGCTTGATTATCTTTATTGGGATATTGAGTTAAAGGATTAGGCGTTAATCTCTCAAACGAGGCTTTCTGCCTCGGCCTTTATCCGAGCGACCATGGCTTGTAATCCATTTGAACGCTGCGGCGATAAATGTTCTGAAAGCCCCAATTTCTCTAATATAGATCGGGCCTCTAATTTTAAGATTTCTGAGGCGTGACGTCCTGAAAAGATTTCCAAAACGACTGCGACAAGCCCTTTTACAATATGAGCATCGCTATCGCCTTTAAACTTCAAAACAGGGTTCTCCTCGCCACTGCGTTCGCTAACAAGCCAGACTTGGCTGACACAGCCTTTCACTTTGGTAGCGTCCGTTTTTAAAGCAGGTTCTAATGGGGGGAGGGACTTACCCATATCGATGACATGCATATAACGGTCTTCCCAACTGTCGAGAAATTCGAAGTCAGAAATAAGATCCTGAATGTTTTCAGGCATAGATTCAAGCAAAGCATCATTCATTCAAAGCAGATAGGCATAAGAATGAAGAGCGGCAAGGGTCAAAGGCTATAAAGTGTTAGCGCATGCCCCCTGCGAAAACCTCTGGAAAATACCCCTCAGATGGGAAAAGACTGGTCACATCACGTGAAAAAGTGATTTGTTTTACTTTGTTATGTTTAAAGGATGACTTTGACACAAATGCAAAATTGGCGTGCCACCTTTATTCCTTGTCTAATTTGGATAGGGGTCGTTACGGCTGCCCTTATCGCAGGTTTGGCAAAAGGGCTGTCCTTGCAGGACTTAGCGCTTCCAGCTGTTATACTGGCGATACCCGGCATATTTGGCGTGTGCCTAAGTCCTATTATTGAACGTGAATGGGCGCAAATTGGCTTAATTTTGGCCTGGTTAGCCCTGGCTATTTGTGTGTGCCTTTTTGCTGGGTATTATCCTTTTGCCGTTTTATTCTTGGCGGCCCCGGTTATCGCGTCTTTGTTTAAACGAGAAAAAATTGTCGAGTCACTCATTTTAGCCACTGTTTTTGCGGCGCTTATATATTTTGCCTTTGTCAAAGGGGCTATTCCTGAATCACCACTTAATGATGTGCAAAAGCTCTGGATGAGCCAAGCTGGTATTATGGGGCTGATTTCTCTGGTGATCAGCACGCTGTTTTCTATAGCGCAGGAAAGAGTCGAAACAGCCGTACCCTCATCAGCAGGGATAAGCACAGACGCTATTGAGGTCAGAGGTGATAATAGATTTGTTTTGGATAGCGATGTTATTGAGACCCTTAACGGAAGTGTTATGCGGTTCTCAAAGTCAGGCGCTTTGATGGCGGCAAATAATGAGGCGCGCTCTAAGTTTCATTTTAATGCACTGGGAATGACCACACTAAACTCTGTGATGTCAGGTAGTCATTCTGTTCAAGAGACGTTCTCAAACGCGGTGAAGAAGAGTTTAAAATCAGATCAGCCGGAAACAATCCGTATCGCTTTGCCTAATCCTTTTGATGCTCAGTCTATCAATAGTTTTGACGCTACTCTCTTGCCGCAAAGTGATGGCGGCGTTTTAGTGCATGCAATTGATCGTACAGCCGAAGAAACGCAAATTGAAGCGCTTCGTCAGCAAGCTGTGATTCTTGAAGGTCGTCCAGATGAAAAGACACTCTTCTTTGCAGGTGTAAGTCATGAGCTAAGAACGCCTTTGAATGCAATTATTGGTTTCTCTGATATGATGCGGTCGCGCCTTTTCGGACCATTGCCTTCGAAATACGCCGAATATGCAGATTTAATTCACGATAGTGGTCAACATATGTTGGACCTTATCGGAGATGTTTTGGATTTATCTAAAGTCGAGGCTGGAAAATATAGTTTGCAATATGACACCTTCGATGCCTCTGATGTTGTTAGAAGCTCTGTGAAAATGTTACGTCCCGCAGCAGATGCAGCAGAAGTAAAGTTCGAAGTGTCAATTGATAGCGATGATAGCTTGCTTGTTGAGGCGGATAGAAAGGCTTTGCGTCAAATCCTATTAAACTTGCTCTCTAATGCGGTGAAGTTTTCGTATAAAGGTGGGCAAGTACTGGTTAAGGCGCAGCATAAAAATGAATATTTGCTTTTAGTCGTCGAGGACCAAGGGGAAGGTATAAGCGCTGATGAGTTAGAAAGGATTGGGACGCCGTTTACTCAATCCCAGAGTGGATTAAATAGTAATGAACGCGGAAGCGGCCTTGGCTTGTCTCTGGTAAAGTCTTTGACAGAATTACATCAAGGCCAGTTTTCTATACAAAGTGAGTTGGAGCAAGGCACGCGAGTTACCGTGGCCTTGCCTTGGTCAAGACCTATCACAGAGCTTAAATAAATCTCACTGAGAAATGTGTTTTAAGTTGGTTTAGTACTGTTTTCCATTCCGGCTTTTCGGGGAAGACGCCCCCAATAAAAAGGCCAAAACACCCACAGCCAAGATTAAGAGTAAAGCCGCTACGCTTATACTTTGATTCGTCCAGTTCTTTTGAGTGGTTCCAAAACCAGACAGCCGTGAAGAATCTGAACGCCAATTTTTAGCGATAGATTGAGCAGACTTTTGCATGTTCTGAACGTCTTTTTTAGGTCTCCAAGCTGATATCTTTTGTTTTATAGTCGTCCAACTGTTCCCAACCCAGTTAAGGGCCGTGTTAGCAGGCGTAGTCGAGACATTAGCCTCGCGAATGGTAATCTGACTATCGGGAAGTGCGGCCTCTAAGAAGCTTTGGCTTTGTGACGGTGGGCTCGGTGCGTCAAATTGAGGTGAGGCGGCGGCCTTCCTTAAGTAATCGCTATAATCCAATGGTAGAGTGGGCTGACTAGTTGTTTTAATTCCGGCATCGGCTTTAGCTTCAGCATATTCTGCTATGGATATGTTAGGCTTGGTTGATAGTGTCTCTGTTGATGGTGTCTCTGTTTTCCAGAATGTGAGTTTCTCTAAGATTTCGGTTCCGTCAATATTGGGGAGCTCAAAATCAAATTTTGGAAGTGAGGCCGTTATCGAACTAAGGTCAGGCAAGCTGACCTTGGGCAGATCCCAATTGGGTATTGCGAAATGAGGCACGTTAATTTCTGGCAGATCGAAGTTTGAAAAATTCAGACCCGATTTTCCCGATGAGGCAGAAGGGGAAATAGAGCGGGAAAAGCCAATGAGAGGCGCTGAGAGTTCAGCCATAAAGACGCTTTTATCGCTCCATCGCGCGACAGAACCTTCAATAGCATTCCAGTGGTCTTCGGTAAGAAGTGACTGCAAGGTAGATGGAAATGATTGACCAGGAACATTCGTAATGACGCCGACCATTTTATCAGATTGGTATGGTGAGCTATATAAGGCTGCGACGCCGCCAAGGCGCACTGAATTTCTCTGCTTTGCCTTTTGGGCAATCGCTTGATAAGCCGCCTGTGCATTTGTTCCGGCGTATTGCTCGCTCTTCACTTGTAATAAATCTTGGCCTTCATACCGATGGCCGCGCAAAGCTGAGCGCACAGTCTTGGGGGCATTATGCTTTGCTATAGAAGGCAACTCTGTAGAGGGTAAAATAAAGAGGATATTTTTATTGTCTTTATATGCCTCTAGCTTGGCTGTGCCTCTTATAAATTGTGCTTGATTCCATCCCTCTGCTTGGCTTTCAGCAAGCTTGGCAATGACAGCGAGGGCGGCATTATAATCTGAATTATTGCGGGGTAATATGATGAGCGTATCGCGGCCATTCGCATCCGAGAAAGGCGCTCCCGTGGCGGCAAAGCGTGAAAGGTCGCTAAGAGGTGTTTCATTATTTGATGTCAAAATTAATTGAGAATTGGATTTTAGATATACCCCTGGGGACGCCAACCCATTGCAGGCTTTTTCAGCGTCTGCGTTTAAGTCTGCGCTGAGGCGTAGTTCATTTTTCTGGCCCCTCAATAGTCCAGACGGAATAGAGAAGCTGGCAGTTTTTCTAGGTTGATCCAGACGTGTGTGGCCAATCACATGGTCATTTAATCTAAGGCTAATGGCATTATTGGCAGATAAAGCTGTTTCGGAGCTTGCTAGCTCTAAAGTGACTTGCCCCTCGCTTGCTGCAGGGTCGGATAGGTTGAATTCATACACTTCATCTGCAGGATTCCATCCCGCTTCAAAGGCTGTATTGCCAAGAGCCGATAATTTGGTTTTACCAGATATGCGAGGCGCCTTTTCGGAAAACCTTTTTTGCATGTGGATCTCACCAATCGTCGTTGAAAGGCGTTTTGTACGGGGTAATTCATATTGAGAAAAAGCCCGCGCAAGGGCCAAGACTTCTGCATCTGTGTCGCCCGTGAATATAAGACGAGAAGGTCGTCCTTCATCAAAGCCCAGTCGTGCGCCCGTTCCTGCTAGAATGGATTTATCTTTAACAAAGGATGAGATTTGATCGCGTCGTCCTGCAATGATCTGAAAGTCACCTTTGCCTTTCAAAGTGGTGAATTTCGGCGCGGCTTTCATTCGTTGTCCTACGCCTTGTGCAAGTAAGCTTTGAAGTGCGGTAACGTCTTCACCTCTCGTATATAAGCTAACGGATTGGGGAGTAGTAAGCGGGTTGCCCAATATATTCTCGACATCACCAACTTTCAGGCTTTGACTTTTAGCCTGACGGGTTAAAGCGATTTTTGAATTGTTTAGGTCAACAACCCATGCTGAGTCATCATGTGCCGCGCAATTCGCGTCTGTGGGGGCTTGGACATATAGACGAATTGTATTGTTTTTCGTCTTCATTTTCGCGGTTTGCAGCTTTAACTGCGCATCGAATCCTCGACCCGTGGATTTAATCTCGGTTGGTGCCTCTTGATTAAATTGAATAAAGAGAGAATGTCCTCTCGCATTATTCCGTGAGGGGTCTGCTGATAGAAAAAGTTTTGCTGAGGTGATGAAATCCGTATCGGGGGCGTCAAACGTAATTGTTTTCGACGGGCTTCGCCAATCGATAACAAATTTTTCCGCTTTGGATTGAAAAGCCGATAAGGGAGCAGAATGTGTCTGGGCCATCGACCCAGAATGATTTGTGCCATATACTGCATTGGCAGAAGCCGCTGGGGCTGTTGCTGATAAAATGGCAATAATCGCGACAGTTTTTAAACTATTTAGACGAAATTGGGACATTGTCCTTGGCCTCATGAATAACATAAGGGTAACCAAGCAAGCGGGATGCCAACATGCTGTATAAGGGGAAACTAATTCTTATTTCTCGCAGTATGGGCGAAGTTTAAACAAGAAAGGGGGAGGCAATTACTCCGAGATTGAAATCAGAATTTTGGGTCCAAGCCCTTCTCCGGCGCACTCAATCCGAGGGAGGTTTTGCGTCTGTCTTACGAAGAGGTGATGCAGATGCAGGTATTGTTTTGATAATTTTCCGCGAGAGGAAACAGCTCACCCTCTTTTCGCCAGAACGCAACTTTGAAGGTGAACGGGTATGGCACCCTGAATTTATAGATAACCAAGCCAGTTTAGATTCAAAAGTTAACAAACGTGTTGACTATGACCCAGACCTTTGGATTTTAGAGATTGAGTCAACGCTCTCGCCAGAAAGGCTAATCGGGGAACCTATCGCGGGGTTGACGGCAGAGCCTGATCCCGCCGAAGCTGCTGCACAAGCCTTATTCCGAGGGCGATAAAGGCGGCGATTAATCCAGCCATAAGGCCATACCAGACGCCTCGCGCTCCGAGAGGTGTGTAAAAGGCTAAGTAGTACGCGACCGGAAATCCTATCACCCAATAGCTGACCCCTGTTAAAAACATGGTCCAGTTCACATCTTTTAGCCCGCGCAAAAGTTGATTGCAGGCAACTTGGGCCGCATCAAAAAAGGCGAAAGCGGCCGCGATGGGAACGAAAGTTAAAATAAAGGCCATGACCTTTTGGTTCTCTGGTTTATTTACATCTAAATATAAAGCCGCAATTGTTTCTGGGGTAATGGCCATAGGGACGGCAAAAATGCCAATGGCAAAAATGGACGCGATTATTGTAGTTGTGGCCGCGCGCTTTTGGGCGGGCAAATTGCCAGCACCGCGCGCTAAGCCGATGCGCACAGCGCCTGCCATACTCATACCATAAGAGAGCATGAAGGCGAGAGAGGCGATGTTTAGTCCAATTTGATATGCGGCTTGTTCGATGACGCCAATAACACCAACAATCAATAAACCTGCATTGAACAACATGCCTTCAAACATCATCGTGACAGAGATTGGCCAGCCCAGACGAACAACATCTTTTAGACGCTCCCAATCTGGTTTTAAAATATTCTTGAAAATGTCAAAGGTTTTGGCACGGCTATCCCATTGGATATAGGCAATGAAAAGACCAAAGCCGAGAATGGCGGATAGGGTTGAGGCTAGGCCCGCTCCGATGAGTTCTAGTCTGGGGAATCCAAATAGACCGAATATCATTACAGCGTTGAAGAAGGCATTTAAGAGCGTCACGAGGACGATAATGATAAATGGAATAAGGGTCTTATCTAAGGCGGCTAGGAAATTTCGTAAGACCAACGTGCCTAGAGTAAAGGGTAAACCAATGCCGACAGCAAAAACATAGGTTTGAGCGCGACGAGTCGCTTCCGGGTCTTGCCCTAGAGCGAGTGCAACGGGTTTCGTTAAAAAAAGAACAGCAAAGATGAGGGGCGTTAATCCAAAAACGGCCCACAAGCCCATCCTTACGGTACGGCGTACATCTCTTGTGTCATTGACATCTGCGCCTAAGGCTTGAGAGGCGAGAGGCGAGACGGCGATGGCGGGCCCGCCGCCAATCATCCACATCAAAAAGACGATAATACTACCAATGCCTACGGCGGCGATATCGACAGGCGAAAGTCGACCAATCATGACAGCATCCACAAAGTAAATTGAAAACTGTACGAGCTGGGTCAGCGCCATAGGGATGCCTAAACGCAGAAGCGCGCCCATTTCTCCGCGCCAAGTGTCAGGAAGTTTTGCCGTTTCCTGCGCTTTGATATCATGCCCTGCGTTCATGATGTGGGCCATAGGGGGTTTTTACAAAAAGGTGAAGTCGCATTCTCGGCAGCC
Proteins encoded in this region:
- a CDS encoding NHL repeat-containing protein, which codes for MRFVFILPLIVLGLGFSAEQPQAQMGGQPLPVIDLVEKAPLQTLPALRKGKRANNLMTAEGFETTLIASNLGNLSAITTDMKGNLFAADQQSGRIWHLPDRAQDGRVDQKRALAHRFDNPTGLALHSDILFVADRNAIWRVKGDHPPTILAGLRAANSTAMAHPLSLSSDGLTLFLGLQTNEGEVKLLSIDTETGTAELVETQKSDQPILALVDIGAQYPWVLQKDKFGPTIKNSHQFRDDLSFAGISPVPDIYFKRGQKPAPANHPIDENSLLVSRRAPDGFDVLIIPTKFGQPQSLAYPLLSGFFPANSRTAWGAPAALTIDSLGLLVTDAFNGDIYRVTRSAAPTAAPLDEPNPVPPLSDEPASTTPPSTLLSTIEGSQIGLASTLEGASSLDVGSTIIRDYKPLSLDDEKNGEDISIMDSEKSRTKDKRSN
- a CDS encoding SufE family protein — its product is MPENIQDLISDFEFLDSWEDRYMHVIDMGKSLPPLEPALKTDATKVKGCVSQVWLVSERSGEENPVLKFKGDSDAHIVKGLVAVVLEIFSGRHASEILKLEARSILEKLGLSEHLSPQRSNGLQAMVARIKAEAESLV
- a CDS encoding MATE family efflux transporter, whose translation is MAHIMNAGHDIKAQETAKLPDTWRGEMGALLRLGIPMALTQLVQFSIYFVDAVMIGRLSPVDIAAVGIGSIIVFLMWMIGGGPAIAVSPLASQALGADVNDTRDVRRTVRMGLWAVFGLTPLIFAVLFLTKPVALALGQDPEATRRAQTYVFAVGIGLPFTLGTLVLRNFLAALDKTLIPFIIIVLVTLLNAFFNAVMIFGLFGFPRLELIGAGLASTLSAILGFGLFIAYIQWDSRAKTFDIFKNILKPDWERLKDVVRLGWPISVTMMFEGMLFNAGLLIVGVIGVIEQAAYQIGLNIASLAFMLSYGMSMAGAVRIGLARGAGNLPAQKRAATTTIIASIFAIGIFAVPMAITPETIAALYLDVNKPENQKVMAFILTFVPIAAAFAFFDAAQVACNQLLRGLKDVNWTMFLTGVSYWVIGFPVAYYLAFYTPLGARGVWYGLMAGLIAAFIALGIRLVQQLRRDQALPSTPR
- a CDS encoding sensor histidine kinase; the encoded protein is MQNWRATFIPCLIWIGVVTAALIAGLAKGLSLQDLALPAVILAIPGIFGVCLSPIIEREWAQIGLILAWLALAICVCLFAGYYPFAVLFLAAPVIASLFKREKIVESLILATVFAALIYFAFVKGAIPESPLNDVQKLWMSQAGIMGLISLVISTLFSIAQERVETAVPSSAGISTDAIEVRGDNRFVLDSDVIETLNGSVMRFSKSGALMAANNEARSKFHFNALGMTTLNSVMSGSHSVQETFSNAVKKSLKSDQPETIRIALPNPFDAQSINSFDATLLPQSDGGVLVHAIDRTAEETQIEALRQQAVILEGRPDEKTLFFAGVSHELRTPLNAIIGFSDMMRSRLFGPLPSKYAEYADLIHDSGQHMLDLIGDVLDLSKVEAGKYSLQYDTFDASDVVRSSVKMLRPAADAAEVKFEVSIDSDDSLLVEADRKALRQILLNLLSNAVKFSYKGGQVLVKAQHKNEYLLLVVEDQGEGISADELERIGTPFTQSQSGLNSNERGSGLGLSLVKSLTELHQGQFSIQSELEQGTRVTVALPWSRPITELK
- a CDS encoding HNH endonuclease; translated protein: MSLQAVDFSEAKPVAQGNYPCLILNADFQPLSYFPLSLWSWQDAIKAVFLDRVNVVDHYEQCVRSANFEMQMPSVVALKDFVPQNRAPAFTRFNLFLRDGFECVYCHSETELTFDHVIPRRLGGKTSWTNIVAACSSCNLKKGGRHPDQAGMRPLIKPFQPTMHQLQAQGRRFPPNHLHESWLDYLYWDIELKD
- a CDS encoding Ppx/GppA phosphatase family protein, with product MKGTRRSLGREVGVVDIGSNSVRLVIFDIFGAHFTPIYNEKVLAGLGRALKKTGRLSEEGKVLTLQALQRFVRIAKARNLPPLIIGATAALRMAEDAADFIKVIKRKTGLDISPISGDEEARLSAMGLISMHPRAKGLAADLGGASLELVEICQGEREPSVGRRKSLPLGPFDLIGDDLTKMGPKQIEKARKTIRSYLAEHTDLIKQGKGATLYLIGGAWRNLAAIHQSYVDYPLRTLQSYTLSPSVARKQAKWAYGDGREAVLKWPGLRQRRAETLPYSGLLLDILLDVVKPAQIVISHSGLREGLVHNAIPKTQRQRDPLFDGCRAFAKGSLQTVNFGRPLYRFISAIEPSLPTVFNTLDDARLLQAACLLAGIGKDLHPDYRAEGIFAAMLYAPVAGLYHEERVFLALCLFRSYTATREVPSPDIIKALLTPEQQNTASIIGAAMRLAAVATGQSSELLDAFTLRQKKGVLTLSVVKKENDLITDQIVFRLKKLASKLDLDYAIE
- a CDS encoding DUF1491 family protein, yielding MKSEFWVQALLRRTQSEGGFASVLRRGDADAGIVLIIFRERKQLTLFSPERNFEGERVWHPEFIDNQASLDSKVNKRVDYDPDLWILEIESTLSPERLIGEPIAGLTAEPDPAEAAAQALFRGR